The following coding sequences are from one Bacteroidales bacterium WCE2008 window:
- a CDS encoding Organic radical activating enzyme: MNKEYRINEIFYSLQGEGHWSGTPVVFIRFSGCNLRCPFCDTDFSASRPMDIESILTEVRNLSADCRRIVITGGEPSLQIDPAFVEAFHNAGYKIHIETNGTHSLPDGIDWVTISPKADWIPGAEPVLDHADEIKVVYTGQDVTRWKNFDARYHYLQPCSCSNTKEVVTFVLSHPLWQLSLQTHKYLDIR; this comes from the coding sequence ATGAATAAAGAGTACAGGATCAACGAAATCTTCTACTCTCTCCAGGGCGAAGGCCACTGGAGCGGGACTCCCGTAGTCTTCATCCGCTTCAGCGGCTGCAATCTCCGCTGTCCCTTCTGTGACACGGATTTCTCCGCCTCCAGGCCTATGGACATAGAATCGATACTGACAGAAGTACGCAATCTCTCGGCCGACTGCCGCAGGATTGTCATCACCGGAGGCGAGCCTTCCCTGCAGATCGACCCGGCCTTCGTCGAGGCTTTCCATAATGCCGGCTACAAGATCCATATCGAGACCAACGGCACGCACAGTCTTCCCGACGGGATCGACTGGGTCACGATAAGCCCGAAAGCAGACTGGATTCCAGGCGCTGAGCCGGTACTGGACCATGCCGACGAGATCAAGGTCGTCTATACCGGCCAGGACGTCACCCGCTGGAAAAATTTCGACGCCCGATACCACTACCTGCAGCCATGCTCATGCTCAAATACAAAAGAGGTGGTGACATTCGTATTGTCCCACCCCTTATGGCAATTGAGTCTCCAGACTCATAAATATCTCGATATCCGCTAG
- a CDS encoding SSU ribosomal protein S12P methylthiotransferase: MSRTLQVITLGCSKNTVDTEHLLAQLGDAYAVVPEDFDGPVDVLLINTCGFIGDSKEQSIQTIFAAVDRKNRGLVGRLMVFGCLSQRYIAQMPELIPEVDGWFGARELAPIVKALGVDYKPELEPERYGAHGSYAYLKISEGCDRRCSYCAIPYIRGAHRSVPIETLVREATSLARQGVRELVLIAQDTTYYGIDLYHRRALAELLQKLSEIDGIEWIRIHYSYPADFPEDVLDQMANNPKVCRYMDIPLQHVADKVLDNMHRHVDGAWTRALIRKMRERVPGIVLRTTMIVGHPGEGRKEFEELLDFVREAKFERLGAFTYSEEEGTFGAEHFKDSVTKKTKKSRLERLMTLQSGISFACNQARIGTEVRVLVDSVSGDSLVCRSEYESPEVDGEILVHYVPEIGPDPVGKFIRVRIIQADEYDLVGEFIGE, translated from the coding sequence ATGTCCCGGACCCTTCAGGTCATAACTCTCGGCTGTTCCAAGAACACCGTCGATACTGAGCATCTCCTGGCGCAGCTTGGGGATGCTTATGCTGTTGTGCCTGAGGATTTCGACGGGCCGGTGGACGTGCTCCTTATCAATACCTGCGGTTTCATCGGGGACTCCAAGGAACAGTCCATACAGACAATCTTCGCCGCAGTCGACCGCAAGAACAGGGGACTGGTGGGCAGGCTTATGGTCTTCGGATGCCTCTCGCAGCGCTATATAGCCCAGATGCCGGAGCTGATTCCGGAAGTTGACGGATGGTTCGGCGCACGCGAACTGGCTCCGATAGTAAAGGCTCTAGGAGTAGACTATAAGCCGGAGCTCGAACCTGAGCGATATGGAGCTCATGGATCATATGCCTATCTGAAGATTTCCGAGGGCTGTGACCGCCGCTGCTCTTATTGCGCCATCCCTTATATCAGGGGAGCGCACAGGTCTGTCCCGATTGAGACTCTGGTCCGCGAGGCCACCTCTCTCGCCCGTCAGGGAGTGCGTGAGCTTGTGCTCATAGCCCAGGATACTACTTACTACGGTATCGACCTTTATCACCGCCGGGCTCTTGCCGAGCTTCTCCAGAAGCTTTCGGAGATCGACGGAATCGAGTGGATACGTATCCATTATTCTTATCCGGCCGATTTCCCGGAGGATGTGCTCGACCAGATGGCGAACAACCCAAAGGTCTGCCGGTATATGGACATTCCGCTGCAGCATGTCGCAGACAAGGTGCTTGACAACATGCACAGGCATGTGGACGGGGCGTGGACAAGGGCTCTCATCCGCAAGATGAGGGAGCGCGTCCCGGGCATCGTACTGCGTACTACCATGATTGTCGGCCATCCTGGAGAAGGCCGTAAAGAATTCGAGGAATTGCTTGATTTCGTTCGTGAGGCCAAGTTCGAAAGACTGGGCGCGTTTACGTACTCTGAAGAGGAAGGAACCTTCGGAGCCGAGCACTTCAAGGATTCTGTCACTAAAAAAACAAAGAAATCCCGGCTCGAAAGGCTTATGACCCTTCAGAGTGGTATATCTTTTGCTTGTAACCAGGCTAGAATCGGGACGGAAGTCCGTGTGCTCGTGGATTCGGTCAGCGGGGATTCCCTCGTATGCCGCAGCGAGTACGAAAGTCCGGAAGTGGACGGGGAAATCCTTGTGCACTATGTTCCGGAGATCGGTCCTGATCCTGTCGGCAAGTTCATCAGAGTCAGAATTATCCAGGCTGACGAGTATGACCTTGTCGGAGAATTTATAGGAGAATAG
- a CDS encoding NusB antitermination factor, which produces MLNRKILRIKAFKVIYAHAVTGTLTQDEAVSELIRSCEATRDLYLLMLALVGPLTSEARRRIDAAKGKFNPTEEDLNPNEKFADNALAGVLAADPDFNKLIDRKKLSWARYEPFVQRLLDTVSEKDYFKEYMASETKSLKEDCALFTKIYEEEFVDNEDIYPILEEQSLYWYDDLAYALTWCCHTLEDLARGRQWRLPELYQSDEVRRRKNVTDMESDADFVKKLVKAALAGYERYFAKVNEMAPDWDSDRLFSSDMAIIACAMAEVESLGTPPKIVLNEYIEIAKHYCAAKSCGFINGVLDRLIKETNVNI; this is translated from the coding sequence ATGCTTAACAGGAAAATTCTTAGGATCAAAGCCTTCAAGGTCATATATGCCCACGCAGTGACCGGAACCCTTACCCAGGACGAGGCTGTATCCGAGCTTATAAGGTCGTGTGAAGCGACAAGAGATCTTTACCTTCTGATGCTGGCCCTCGTGGGACCTTTGACATCGGAGGCCCGCAGGCGCATTGATGCCGCCAAGGGCAAATTCAATCCTACCGAGGAAGACCTTAACCCTAACGAGAAGTTTGCGGACAACGCCCTTGCCGGCGTACTTGCCGCAGATCCGGACTTCAATAAACTCATTGACAGGAAGAAACTCTCATGGGCCCGTTACGAGCCTTTCGTCCAGAGACTTCTCGATACCGTTTCAGAAAAGGATTATTTCAAAGAGTACATGGCTTCGGAGACCAAGTCCCTCAAGGAAGACTGCGCTCTCTTTACGAAGATCTACGAAGAAGAATTCGTGGACAATGAGGATATCTATCCTATTCTCGAAGAGCAGTCCCTTTACTGGTACGACGACCTCGCCTATGCCCTTACATGGTGCTGCCACACTCTCGAGGATCTCGCCAGGGGACGCCAGTGGAGACTTCCGGAGCTGTACCAGAGCGATGAGGTACGCCGCAGGAAGAACGTCACCGACATGGAGAGCGACGCCGATTTCGTCAAGAAACTCGTGAAGGCCGCCCTTGCCGGATATGAAAGGTACTTTGCCAAAGTCAATGAAATGGCCCCGGACTGGGACAGCGACCGTCTGTTCTCTTCCGACATGGCTATCATAGCATGCGCGATGGCCGAGGTCGAGAGTCTCGGAACTCCTCCGAAGATCGTTCTCAACGAATATATCGAAATCGCCAAGCATTACTGTGCCGCCAAGAGCTGCGGCTTTATCAACGGAGTGCTTGACAGACTTATTAAGGAAACTAACGTAAATATTTAA
- a CDS encoding iron complex outermembrane recepter protein encodes MRGFYFIAAAAAAFLATGVAGASEPDKVERLDSVVVSASRAGKSTPVSYTMVGKKELRETNPMNSLPMTLALQPSVVISTEGGTGLGYSKMTVRGSKGSQINVTLNGITLNDAESQEVFWVNIPALSTFLSGVQVQRGLGTSACGAGAFGASINMNTAFVAADPSLRLDFSAGSYDTAVFSASASSGLLPSGLYFNVAYSANSTEGYIRNGWVDAHSLFAVLGWIRGNNSLRLTYLLGDQRSGITWNGVAFSKLSTDRRSNSDGLYKNAAGEKVYYRNNSDNYRQQHIQLNWTHQFNPSLALSTTLNYTDGYGYNEKLKQGKKLTYVGFQKAFSYEGGVTGKSVGDMIYRKTMDNGLWVLNSELRYTGEKLSLTGGVYLSRHDGNHFGELMWSQVLGKDYPYRELNVQSPDNNWYFNNGLKQEANAFVRGEYNVNSWLTSYADVQYRLVDLDMSGIDDEDDLPMDFEHRWNFINPRAGLNAAFGPHRIYASVAYGNREPGRSDLKEIIESNNLEGGDRELRPEKMLDYELGYGFTGKNFSAGANIYLMEYKDMLLETGELSRSGYAIKDNVDRSWRRGVEVYAEWRPFNTLELAGNATFSTNKIRDYVKYYGKYDNMDDWKLIGMVEEKIGDVDMLLSPSVIAMGRIAFTPLRNIGRGSLKSTTIDLSGKFVGSQYWDNTGSADRRIPSYFVADLGLSHEFRLKTGAIGLGFYVRNLLDREYYSDAWVYRAYFDAENEWYQEEGVFPQAPRNFMFRVSYSF; translated from the coding sequence ATGCGAGGTTTTTATTTTATCGCAGCGGCCGCAGCCGCATTTCTTGCAACCGGTGTTGCAGGAGCATCGGAGCCAGACAAGGTTGAAAGGCTCGACAGTGTCGTAGTGTCGGCATCCCGTGCCGGAAAATCTACTCCGGTAAGCTACACGATGGTAGGGAAGAAGGAGCTCAGGGAAACCAATCCTATGAACTCACTTCCGATGACTCTGGCCCTCCAGCCATCAGTGGTCATCTCTACCGAGGGCGGTACAGGCCTGGGCTACTCCAAGATGACCGTACGCGGCTCCAAGGGCTCCCAGATCAACGTCACTCTCAATGGAATCACTCTCAATGACGCCGAATCCCAGGAGGTTTTCTGGGTAAACATTCCGGCTCTTTCGACCTTCCTTTCAGGAGTTCAGGTACAGAGAGGTCTCGGCACGTCAGCATGCGGCGCGGGAGCGTTCGGCGCCAGCATAAACATGAACACTGCATTCGTGGCGGCGGATCCGTCGCTCCGTCTGGATTTCTCCGCAGGATCATATGACACTGCGGTTTTCTCCGCATCGGCATCGTCCGGGCTTCTTCCGTCAGGTCTTTATTTCAATGTGGCATATTCCGCAAACTCAACGGAAGGATATATCCGCAACGGCTGGGTTGACGCCCACTCTCTTTTCGCAGTCCTCGGCTGGATACGCGGCAACAATTCCCTCCGCCTGACATATCTCCTCGGCGACCAGCGCTCGGGAATTACCTGGAACGGAGTGGCTTTCTCGAAGCTCTCTACTGACAGGAGGAGCAACTCGGACGGTCTCTACAAGAATGCCGCAGGAGAAAAGGTTTATTACAGGAACAACTCCGACAACTATCGCCAGCAGCACATCCAGCTAAACTGGACCCATCAGTTCAACCCTTCTCTCGCACTCTCGACTACTTTGAACTATACCGACGGCTATGGCTACAATGAGAAGTTGAAGCAGGGCAAGAAACTTACTTACGTGGGCTTTCAGAAGGCATTTTCATATGAAGGCGGAGTAACCGGCAAGAGCGTCGGCGACATGATATATCGCAAGACCATGGACAACGGTCTCTGGGTGCTCAATTCGGAGCTGCGCTATACGGGCGAAAAACTCAGCCTTACCGGAGGCGTATATCTCTCCAGACACGACGGAAACCACTTCGGAGAACTGATGTGGAGCCAGGTTCTCGGCAAGGATTATCCATACAGGGAGCTGAATGTCCAGAGCCCGGACAACAACTGGTATTTCAACAACGGGCTCAAGCAGGAGGCCAATGCGTTCGTCCGCGGCGAGTACAATGTCAACAGCTGGCTCACGTCCTATGCGGACGTGCAGTACAGGCTCGTCGACCTGGACATGAGCGGTATCGACGACGAGGATGACCTGCCGATGGACTTTGAGCACAGATGGAATTTCATAAACCCGCGCGCCGGACTTAACGCCGCTTTCGGCCCTCACAGGATCTACGCTTCGGTTGCATACGGCAACAGGGAGCCGGGACGAAGCGACCTCAAGGAAATCATAGAGAGCAACAACCTCGAGGGCGGCGACAGGGAGCTCCGTCCTGAGAAGATGCTTGACTATGAGCTCGGCTATGGATTCACCGGCAAGAACTTCAGCGCCGGAGCGAACATCTATCTGATGGAATACAAGGACATGCTCCTCGAGACGGGAGAACTCTCCCGTTCGGGATATGCGATCAAGGACAACGTGGACCGCAGCTGGAGAAGGGGAGTGGAAGTCTATGCCGAGTGGCGTCCTTTCAACACGCTCGAGCTTGCAGGAAACGCTACTTTCAGCACCAACAAGATACGTGATTATGTAAAGTACTACGGTAAATATGACAACATGGACGATTGGAAACTGATAGGCATGGTGGAGGAGAAGATCGGGGACGTGGACATGCTTCTGTCTCCTTCCGTGATTGCCATGGGCAGAATCGCTTTCACTCCGCTGCGCAACATCGGACGCGGGTCCCTCAAGTCAACGACCATCGACCTCAGCGGAAAGTTCGTGGGAAGCCAGTATTGGGACAATACCGGCAGCGCCGACAGGAGGATTCCTTCGTATTTCGTCGCCGACCTGGGCCTCTCGCATGAGTTCAGGCTCAAGACCGGAGCCATAGGCCTCGGTTTCTATGTCCGCAACCTTCTGGATCGCGAATACTATTCAGATGCATGGGTTTACCGGGCATATTTCGACGCTGAGAACGAATGGTACCAGGAGGAGGGAGTCTTCCCTCAGGCACCTCGCAACTTCATGTTCAGGGTATCCTACAGT
- a CDS encoding 7-cyano-7-deazaguanine synthase: MKAVLIYSGGMDSTVLLYKYRKEIKLAVTFTYGARQDEEQTACAKENCELLGIDHLIIPLEFMGKYFRSSILKGGDDVPHGSYNDENMKSTVVPFRNGIMLSIAAGLAESRDLDTVLIANHAGDHTIYPDCRPEFIEAMGSAVNAGTFAGIKIVSPFCDITKRDIALIGKEEGVPFEKTYSCYEGRHKHCGVCGTCVERKEALEGFDPTEYEK, from the coding sequence ATGAAAGCAGTATTGATATATTCAGGAGGCATGGACAGCACAGTCCTCCTCTACAAATACAGAAAGGAGATAAAACTCGCCGTGACCTTCACCTACGGAGCGCGCCAGGACGAGGAACAGACAGCCTGCGCCAAGGAGAACTGCGAGCTTCTCGGAATCGACCATCTCATAATTCCCCTGGAATTCATGGGCAAGTACTTCCGCAGCAGCATACTCAAGGGCGGAGACGACGTGCCTCACGGCAGCTACAATGACGAGAACATGAAAAGCACGGTAGTGCCTTTCCGCAACGGAATCATGCTCTCCATCGCCGCAGGCCTGGCCGAAAGCCGCGACCTCGACACCGTGCTCATCGCCAACCACGCCGGAGACCATACAATCTATCCTGACTGCCGTCCGGAGTTCATCGAGGCCATGGGCTCTGCAGTCAACGCCGGCACATTCGCCGGAATAAAGATAGTCTCCCCTTTCTGCGACATAACCAAACGCGACATCGCCCTGATCGGCAAGGAGGAAGGCGTTCCATTCGAGAAGACCTATTCCTGCTATGAAGGCCGCCACAAGCACTGCGGCGTATGCGGCACCTGCGTTGAAAGAAAGGAAGCCCTCGAAGGCTTCGACCCTACAGAATACGAAAAATAA
- a CDS encoding preprotein translocase subunit YajC, which translates to MNILTIILQAAAPQPAGGSMMPSILMLVLLFAVFYFLMIRPQRKQQKELQNFRDSLKKGDKVVTAGGIYGTVAEIEEKTVLLKVDGEVKLRVDKNSLSRDFSANAQ; encoded by the coding sequence ATGAATATTTTAACAATTATTCTCCAGGCAGCGGCTCCTCAGCCTGCAGGTGGCAGCATGATGCCTAGCATCCTTATGCTCGTCCTGCTTTTCGCTGTTTTCTATTTCCTCATGATCCGTCCTCAGCGCAAGCAGCAGAAGGAACTTCAGAACTTCCGCGACTCGCTCAAGAAAGGTGACAAGGTAGTTACCGCCGGAGGCATATATGGCACTGTGGCTGAAATCGAAGAGAAGACCGTTCTTCTCAAGGTCGACGGCGAGGTGAAACTCAGAGTCGACAAGAATTCTCTCAGCAGAGACTTCTCCGCAAACGCTCAGTAA
- a CDS encoding dephospho-CoA kinase, giving the protein MKTILVTGGIGSGKTAVCQYLEEKGIPVYYSDERTKSLYDSDPSIVDALEKTFGTSLRTADGGLDRKALADVIFGVPENLSALESIVHPAVLKDFLSWRESQKGCRAVAMESAIAKERPLFDGSYDYVMLVEAPWQTRLERACKRDNAERDAVLKRMKAQYTREEKADVIVNNDLDESVMKERVDLALKLLSL; this is encoded by the coding sequence ATGAAAACAATTCTCGTGACCGGAGGCATAGGCAGTGGGAAGACTGCCGTTTGTCAATACCTTGAAGAAAAAGGAATCCCCGTGTATTACAGCGATGAAAGGACAAAATCCCTGTATGATTCCGATCCGTCCATTGTCGATGCCCTTGAAAAAACATTCGGTACAAGCCTCAGAACCGCTGACGGCGGACTCGACCGCAAGGCGCTTGCCGACGTCATCTTCGGAGTTCCGGAGAATCTTTCTGCTCTCGAATCCATTGTCCATCCTGCAGTGCTGAAGGACTTTCTCTCCTGGAGGGAAAGCCAGAAAGGGTGCAGGGCTGTCGCAATGGAATCGGCGATAGCGAAGGAAAGGCCGCTTTTCGACGGCAGCTATGATTATGTTATGCTTGTAGAAGCCCCGTGGCAGACAAGGCTGGAAAGGGCCTGCAAAAGAGACAATGCTGAACGGGATGCGGTGCTGAAAAGGATGAAGGCGCAATACACTCGTGAGGAGAAGGCTGACGTCATAGTGAATAACGATCTTGACGAGTCTGTAATGAAGGAAAGAGTTGATTTAGCTTTAAAATTACTATCTTTGTAA
- a CDS encoding Glutamine cyclotransferase yields MRRILTIIVLALFFCSCADGKVRQYKLQVVSEYPHDTGSYTQGLFFDGGSLYESTGQYGSSTFRIVDLASGKALRKLDFGKKYFVEGSVMLGGELFILTWTNKVAFVYDAETLAYKATYSYPREGWGLTTDGRQLIASDGSSRLYFMDNKFQVKKTLNVRLDGRAVNNLNELEYIDGKIWANVYVSDVILIINPENGQVEATVDCTGLLPRSLRTVDTDVLNGIAVNPEDGKIYLTGKNWPRLYEVRLVEKK; encoded by the coding sequence ATGAGACGTATTCTGACAATTATTGTTCTGGCTCTGTTCTTCTGCTCCTGCGCAGACGGGAAAGTCCGTCAGTATAAGCTTCAGGTCGTCTCCGAATACCCTCACGATACCGGTTCCTATACCCAGGGCCTTTTCTTTGACGGAGGCAGTCTATATGAGAGCACCGGCCAGTACGGCTCTTCCACTTTCCGAATAGTGGACCTTGCAAGCGGAAAGGCGCTCCGGAAGCTCGATTTCGGGAAAAAATATTTCGTCGAGGGCTCCGTGATGCTGGGAGGGGAACTTTTCATCCTTACGTGGACAAATAAGGTCGCCTTTGTATACGATGCCGAAACATTGGCATACAAGGCTACATATTCATATCCGCGCGAAGGCTGGGGCCTTACTACCGACGGCCGTCAGCTTATCGCCAGCGACGGTTCTTCCAGGCTTTATTTCATGGACAATAAGTTCCAGGTCAAGAAGACTCTGAATGTCAGGCTCGACGGAAGGGCGGTCAACAATCTCAACGAACTTGAATACATCGACGGAAAGATATGGGCTAATGTCTATGTCTCCGACGTGATACTCATAATCAATCCGGAAAACGGTCAGGTAGAGGCTACTGTCGATTGTACAGGACTTCTTCCGAGGTCTCTGAGGACAGTGGATACCGATGTCCTCAATGGAATCGCCGTCAATCCGGAGGATGGAAAGATATATCTTACCGGCAAGAACTGGCCGAGGCTTTACGAGGTCCGTCTTGTCGAGAAGAAATAG
- a CDS encoding Pyruvate phosphate dikinase, PEP/pyruvate binding domain: MTSTDFRTLFTYRINKVLMICSNYDAFIMEEDGRIESRITQEYIDLNISDPPTFIWANTAEKAGALLDSTDDFDMIICMFNDSDKDIFPLAARLKAEGRKIPFVLLMHYSKEIRRRVTSRIEDIDFIFSWHGNADLILAIIKLFEDKRNADHDILDVGVQAILLVEDSIRYYSTYLPELYKMVLMQSNEFVKETLNEEQKRNLKRFRPKILLETCYEDAVTTYKRYQNNFLGIITDVGMVIHRGDNPKTEKLDAGIDLVTMIRKDEPLMPVLMQSSQGTLAETAKKLGASFMKKYSRTLFSELAEYMREELCFGDFVFRDSNGTEYARASNLLELQEIVDVVPDNALVDSTSKNMFSKWLFARGLFNLGRTFRSEHHIDGNNARSFIKTQIRAYLKSIGRGIIARFDEDTYEDYITFARLGDGSLGGKARGLAFLNSLVEKYSLTDAYPDMSLSIPRSIVISTDYFDQFIEQNGLQYIIDSELSDDEILSEFVASRLPEQLIAQLRAYLKTVHTPLAIRSSSKLEDSNYQPFAGVYSTYMIPNAENREQMLRMLDKAIKSVYASAYYNGARTYIHSTGNLQSEEKMAVIVQSICGSDHKGFYYPLMSGVARSINFYPIGNEKAEDGIVNLAVGLGKTVVDGGRTLRFSPRFPKKILQLSKTDIALKETQPMMYALDLRPGAFKISRNEGVNFINVPVSQAVDDLPFPQYVFSTYDGENDRINPGVNKIGPRIVSYDYILKYDRFPVAKAIREIMDICRKELMSEVELEFAADLSEDGQKLSMKLLQIRPISEYSKGSDTTVEKVEEELKQTLVRSERALGVGYIEGMKKIVYVPADRFDNMKTVQIAAEIADINNKMKAAEEGYLLIGPGRWGSSVQSLGVPVIWSDISEARMIVECGIPGFQIEPSQGTHFFQNITSLGVGYLSVDLVMHPEHLNIEALSGMRLVHEGKYAQVYEAPGEIKAYIDRNSNKAIVGLV, encoded by the coding sequence ATGACAAGCACCGATTTCCGTACTCTGTTCACATACAGAATCAACAAAGTCCTGATGATATGCAGCAACTATGACGCATTCATCATGGAAGAGGACGGTCGTATTGAATCCCGGATAACCCAGGAGTATATAGATCTCAACATTTCGGATCCTCCGACCTTCATCTGGGCCAACACCGCCGAGAAAGCCGGAGCGCTGCTCGACAGCACTGACGACTTCGACATGATCATCTGTATGTTCAATGACAGCGACAAGGATATCTTCCCGCTTGCCGCCAGGCTCAAGGCCGAAGGGCGCAAGATTCCTTTCGTGCTTCTGATGCACTACTCGAAGGAAATCCGCCGCAGGGTCACTTCCCGAATCGAAGATATCGACTTCATCTTCAGCTGGCACGGCAACGCGGACCTGATACTTGCCATAATCAAGCTGTTCGAGGACAAGCGCAACGCCGACCACGACATACTCGATGTCGGAGTGCAGGCGATACTGCTTGTGGAGGACTCCATCCGATACTACTCCACCTACCTGCCTGAGCTGTACAAGATGGTCCTCATGCAGAGCAACGAATTCGTTAAGGAGACTCTCAACGAGGAGCAGAAGAGGAATCTGAAGAGATTCCGTCCGAAAATCCTTCTCGAGACCTGCTACGAAGACGCCGTAACTACATATAAACGCTACCAGAACAACTTCCTGGGCATCATTACCGACGTCGGAATGGTGATCCACAGAGGAGACAATCCTAAGACCGAAAAACTCGACGCCGGAATCGACCTCGTCACCATGATCAGAAAAGACGAGCCGCTGATGCCTGTGCTCATGCAGTCCTCGCAGGGGACTCTCGCCGAGACCGCCAAGAAACTCGGGGCAAGTTTCATGAAAAAGTACTCCCGCACCCTGTTCAGCGAACTGGCCGAATACATGAGGGAGGAACTCTGCTTCGGAGACTTTGTCTTCAGGGACAGCAACGGCACGGAATACGCCCGCGCATCCAATCTTCTGGAGCTTCAAGAGATTGTTGATGTAGTTCCGGATAACGCTTTGGTAGACAGCACCTCGAAGAACATGTTCTCCAAGTGGCTTTTTGCCCGCGGCCTGTTCAATCTCGGCCGAACTTTCAGGAGCGAGCACCATATCGACGGCAACAATGCCCGAAGCTTCATAAAGACTCAGATCAGGGCTTACCTGAAATCCATCGGACGCGGAATAATCGCCCGTTTCGATGAGGACACATATGAGGATTACATAACCTTCGCCCGGCTTGGCGACGGATCCCTCGGCGGCAAGGCCAGAGGTCTCGCTTTCCTTAATTCTCTGGTAGAAAAGTACAGTCTCACGGACGCATATCCGGACATGAGCCTGTCCATCCCGAGATCGATAGTCATCAGCACCGACTATTTCGACCAGTTCATCGAGCAGAACGGTCTCCAGTATATAATCGACTCCGAACTTTCGGACGACGAGATACTCTCCGAATTTGTGGCCTCGCGTCTTCCGGAACAGCTTATCGCACAGCTGAGAGCCTATCTCAAGACTGTGCACACTCCGCTTGCGATCAGGTCCAGCTCGAAGCTCGAGGACAGCAATTACCAGCCTTTCGCCGGAGTTTATTCCACTTACATGATTCCAAATGCCGAGAACAGGGAGCAGATGCTCCGTATGCTCGACAAAGCCATAAAGAGCGTCTACGCTTCTGCTTACTATAACGGAGCGAGGACATATATCCACTCTACCGGCAACCTCCAGAGTGAGGAAAAGATGGCCGTCATCGTGCAGAGTATCTGCGGATCAGACCACAAGGGATTCTATTATCCGCTTATGTCAGGCGTCGCACGAAGCATCAACTTCTACCCTATCGGCAACGAAAAGGCAGAGGACGGTATCGTCAATCTTGCCGTAGGTCTCGGTAAGACCGTGGTCGACGGCGGACGCACCCTGCGTTTCAGCCCGCGCTTCCCAAAGAAGATTCTTCAGCTGTCCAAGACTGACATAGCCCTTAAAGAGACCCAGCCTATGATGTATGCCCTGGACCTTCGTCCGGGCGCGTTCAAGATTTCAAGGAACGAGGGAGTCAACTTCATCAATGTTCCTGTATCCCAGGCGGTCGACGATCTTCCTTTCCCTCAGTACGTATTCTCCACCTATGACGGAGAGAATGACCGTATAAACCCTGGAGTAAACAAGATTGGCCCGAGGATTGTTTCATACGACTATATCCTTAAATATGACCGTTTCCCGGTCGCCAAGGCTATCCGCGAAATCATGGACATCTGCCGCAAGGAGCTGATGAGCGAAGTCGAGCTGGAGTTTGCGGCCGACCTTTCGGAAGACGGACAGAAATTGTCTATGAAGCTTCTTCAGATCCGTCCTATAAGCGAGTATTCGAAGGGTTCGGATACTACCGTGGAGAAGGTGGAAGAAGAGCTTAAGCAGACTCTGGTACGCTCTGAGAGGGCCCTTGGAGTCGGATATATCGAGGGAATGAAGAAGATCGTCTATGTTCCTGCCGACAGGTTCGACAACATGAAGACCGTCCAGATTGCCGCCGAGATTGCAGACATCAACAACAAGATGAAGGCTGCTGAGGAAGGTTATCTGCTTATCGGTCCTGGAAGGTGGGGTTCGTCTGTGCAGAGCCTCGGCGTCCCTGTGATCTGGAGCGACATCTCCGAAGCCAGGATGATAGTGGAATGCGGCATCCCGGGATTCCAGATAGAGCCGAGCCAGGGTACTCATTTCTTCCAGAACATCACTTCTCTCGGAGTCGGCTATCTTTCCGTTGACCTAGTAATGCATCCGGAGCATCTGAACATAGAGGCTCTCTCGGGCATGAGGCTGGTCCATGAAGGAAAATACGCCCAGGTCTATGAGGCCCCGGGCGAGATCAAAGCTTATATCGACAGGAATTCCAACAAGGCTATCGTAGGTTTAGTATAA
- a CDS encoding 6-pyruvoyltetrahydropterin/6-carboxytetrahydropterin synthase has product MYYVSKRLEISSAHSLHLSYESKCEALHGHNWIVVVHCKSKTLNVDGMVTDFTGIKKKISGTLDHQNLNDILPFNPTAENIAKWVCDNVENCYKVEVWESENNKAIYEKDDE; this is encoded by the coding sequence ATGTACTACGTAAGCAAAAGACTTGAAATATCATCTGCCCACAGCCTCCACCTCAGCTACGAAAGCAAATGCGAGGCTCTCCACGGGCACAACTGGATAGTGGTCGTGCACTGCAAATCCAAGACTCTCAACGTCGACGGCATGGTCACGGACTTCACCGGCATCAAGAAAAAGATCTCCGGAACCCTCGACCACCAGAATCTCAACGATATACTCCCGTTCAACCCGACCGCCGAGAATATCGCCAAATGGGTATGCGACAACGTCGAGAACTGCTATAAAGTGGAAGTCTGGGAGTCCGAGAACAACAAGGCCATCTACGAGAAGGACGATGAATAA